In Etheostoma cragini isolate CJK2018 chromosome 19, CSU_Ecrag_1.0, whole genome shotgun sequence, the genomic window tgtgcttgtgtctgtCATCTTATGAAGAAACTTTTTcatattcaaaatatttttgaagtTTAACTTGTTCTTTCTTCTTGAGCAAAGACTGTATTGAGATGTAAATACTAgaagataaaaacataataaaagtgtCATATAAATTTGATAGATTGCAAATGAAGTTTATTTACAAAATTCTACATACCGGTAATTTGTCTTTGTAGAACAAGATTTTCATTTGGAGGATAAATGAGAACAGGCCAAGTTCAACAGGGATTGTCGTATATattagtgtatgtatatatggcttatatttacagtaagtaATTGTTGGATTAATTCAAGAAGCAGTCAAACTGTTTACTGAATAACTAAATTCAAACCAATACTAAAAATGAAGCATATCGTAAAAAGATTGATGTCAAAATGTGTTAACGAGTTACATAATTTGGTGCTCATTCTCTGCTGGAGTTttacttaaatatatttttaaaagaaaaatgtcctttattgattatacaatacaaaaagtacagaagttttattagtacagtatgtgtataaaATGGTTAGTGGTATTTAACTATAGAGAACGTTGGTTTCACAGAAAAACAGGTTGAACAAATGGTCTGAGTGGGTTTCTACCCGTCGAGTTGTTGCTGAAGCGATCTGTGGCTGGGGTCCTTGATATCCTCATGTGGGGTGCAGGGTAGGCGGGGGTCGGCTGTCTGGACCAGGGACACTTTGCAGGTCACTTGCTCCACCCGCACCTCGCACCAAGCTGGGAAATCCACTGGCCGTTGTATGCTGGACAGTTATCAAGGTAaaagttttttcagtttttttcagtctttcTTATTCCTTGTACTCAACTTCATTGTTTGAATGTGGGCTGTGAAGTCCTAACACTGTTGGAAAATCAACAACCATTGCCAGAGTTTGCTGTGTAATGTGatcttaaaaaacagttaagtcTTGATATTTTCAAGAAAATGGCCtgaataaaaactgtaaataaaaatgttcttgaGCCTTTCAATACAAGTGGTAGAAAGTAACCAaacacatttactcaagcaaTGTTAGGAGAGTTTTAAGGTATTTACTAAATTACTTTAATTCCATGCTACTTTATAATTTTActacattttagagagaaacATGGTAATTTTCACTCCGCTACATTTATTATACTTATTAACTAGTTATGGTATGAAGCATATGATCAGCTTATGAAATATATGCTTGGCCAGCAACATCATTAAAAGGCTGTTTTCATCAAAAGTAATAAGacaatataaaaattaaataatacaataaaacactCTGAAAAAATCAATTGTGCATCATGACTACTTTCATTTTTTGCTACTTATAGCTACATTTAGTTGCTAGTATCTAAGTAAaagtttgaatgcaggacttgtaactgagtatttttaaatcacattaacTAAAGTAAGAGCCAGGATACTTATATGGCTTTTTTGTGAGTATATACAATAACTGAGGGCATCTGGACACCAAACCACACAGGTGTTTGTGTACTCACGTCTCGCAGCAACCAACACCGACAGGGTGCAGACAGGTGCACTGCATGCACGTGTTGTCCATCCAGGTTTCCCCCAGAGAGTAGTGCCTCCCCTCAAACTCACACAGTGCTGGAACAACACATGCCGGTCAAAAAGGAACTCAGTAAGAAtggagatatactgtatatatttaatcaTCTGGATAAGATTTTAGAGCATTTGGATCTCACCTCTGGAGTTAAAGTGGCACTCCATAGGTGCAGCCGACCCACCCGTGGTCCACAGAAGAAGCCCTGCAGCTGCTAGCACCCAGTTAACCCTGCTGAGCTCCATCTTCATCTGGTCTGTTCAGTTTCTGATTCCTCTTCTCCCTTTGCTCCCTTATTTATACATCCTGGAGCTTCATGACCATGGCGTGGAGGAGTGGTCAGCGCCGTCATGTGGCCCACAGGCCTGGCTTAAGAAGGTGTCAGCAGTGCCATCCGTTGGGGAGGGGGGTAAAGATCTTGGCGCTGTTTTGGCAATCCGGAGATCACCTCGCTGCGCTTCAGCGGGCATGAACCTCTAAAGTGATAGAAACAATGACACATCCATGTGGTGACTAAGAGAGGGAAGGgtaggagagaaagaaagagaggtgaTGTCCaaggagagcagagaaagagggatgGGATGGAATTATCAAACATGATTCATCACCATTCAACCTCTCATATGGTTTTATTCGGGTCTCTGTCCAGAAACTGAAGATGAGACTTATGCAGATGTAAAACAAGTGCCAAAATACTGACCTACTGAAATTAATAAATCTAACTTCTAGACTCAAAATATAGAGCTAAAATGGCTTCAGATGATCTACTCAGGGTGTTTTTCAAGGTAAAGGAAAACCTTTCATACTTATCATATGCAGATACAGGGCACAAGGAGTCACTGAATGGTTCGATGGGAATGTAAATGAAATGCTATAACCTAACAGTCATGGAAGATTTTTGACAAAAGTGTCTCCACCATTATCATCAAAACACTAGATAAGGGAACTTCTTTTGGAAGAATGATGTTCAgagaaactgttgttttttctttttttcttacccATCTGTATGTTTATAGACAGGAGTCTGAACAAGTGTATATGCATTTCAGCTGCAGGAGCCTGCTGTAACCTCTGACCCCTTTCTACCTCAATAGAATTACCTCATATCAATGATGTCACAGCGTTAACTCCAGTCTGTGACCTTATGCGGGTCCCGTCCAACCCCATAGGAATAATGGACAAGCAGAGTGTCAGGGAAGAAAAAACTTGTCAGACAGTATCAGCTTTTTGTGAGTATATTAGTATTGATAAACAATTAAATAACATACAAtgttgcagagaaaaaaaagtaattttgaaGAACAGTTATTATTACAAAGTTTGACAAGAGGTTGATCAGAATATGTCCATTAAAAGTTTGTTAAAGCAAAATTTTAGCTTCAGCAATGTTTCACATCATCACCTTTATCTGCCGCTGAAGGCCATGAGATCTGGCTGAAAGCCCTGGGAGGAAAAGTAAcctaatttatatttatattaattttttatcctaataataaagaatatttTGAACAAGTTGACCTTGTCTTAagaggtattttttttatttaactgctatttACAAAGTCAAGAATGAATCTTGAAGCTTCCTCCTTAATACACTTCCCTTAGTATTTATATCACAACCCTTttagtattgttattatcaAGAAGTAACTAGGGCCTACTAAAAATCCAAATGCTTGTTTATGTAATTTGGCTTATGTTGTATAGACTTGATTTCAATATCTGCATCCATCAGCCCCAATAATCCATTATCCATTGGGCTCTAGTTTACTGGATGTTGTGCATCCATGTGCATTTTTGCAtaatattaaagtgctcatatttaAGCTTTTTGGCTtcctccctttcctttattgtgttaaatatcttttttggcATGTTATAGATTTACAAAGTATAAAAGGCCCAAAAGGGACTTACATcggcaacagaaaactctgttcacaaactgctccaaacagctctagtGTAGTCCAGCCTTACTTTCGTGACAAccgtgtgtcactttgtaacacctGTTTTAATGCTCGCCCagctgctagtgtggcacaCCTTAAAACAAAGAGCTCCCACacaaaagaggagctgcagaaatgtgcagtagaacaaatatatggtgttttatgaaaatgaaaccatattaACCTAAGGTACAACCTATtaatacaataatgaacctgAACATGAACATacaatgagcactttaaaagataaaatgtgaTCAGATCTGACATTGCACAGGGCCAACAACACATGCTCATGTTTTTCCAGTTGTTTGTTGTCTGCAGTCTGAGGTACAAGATCATGGGAAAAATCCTCTCACAGGAGGCCCTGAGGCCTCGTAACGTACCCCCACAGTCATTGAAGAGTGTTGACAGGCTTCCCTCATCGGTCAGGGCTGCTTCTTCATTCATTTAATGTGAATGACTCACAGTTGCCTGTTGTCATGAAGTACATTTGTCATTAATATAAATAACATAGGCCTACAGGTAGGGATACATAACATCTGATAGCACAGATGGTTTAAGCATATCTGAGGTCAGTTTTATCCTTCACTTGATTTTATTCAGATGCTGATTCAAAGGATGGACGATGTTTTAACAGCAGATGTTCTTCCATAACTTTAACTCTTGACCTCTTCAGAGCCTGTGGGTCCCATACAATACCCCAACGGTGAGTTCACACCCTGATACGACAACCGGTTGTCGTCAGCGTTGATGAAAAGGGAGGACCTCATCAAAACAAAAGATGAGGATTTTCCTGTTACACGCCTGTTGCCCTTCACGGACATGCACTTTATTTGGGGACAAGTGTGTTTTAACTGCGGATAACTTTGTTTGAAAATTCAAGGGGCTGTCATCATTTGGTAACAGGACTGTTTTTGTTGGGACTTCTTCACAGACAATAAATATCAAACTGTACCCTAAGAGGCCAGTAAAAGCcagctgtaataaaaaaaatgtttcctcaTTTTTCTATAACTATGTTAATTTCAgcaaataatt contains:
- the msmp gene encoding prostate-associated microseminoprotein, coding for MKMELSRVNWVLAAAGLLLWTTGGSAAPMECHFNSRALCEFEGRHYSLGETWMDNTCMQCTCLHPVGVGCCETIQRPVDFPAWCEVRVEQVTCKVSLVQTADPRLPCTPHEDIKDPSHRSLQQQLDG